The proteins below come from a single Miscanthus floridulus cultivar M001 chromosome 1, ASM1932011v1, whole genome shotgun sequence genomic window:
- the LOC136469463 gene encoding xyloglucan galactosyltransferase MUR3-like → MRLFQKATFCLQPPGDSPTRRSMFDSMVAGCIPVFFHTGSAYKQYPWHLPKDDHLKFSVFIPTADVRRRNVSIEAVLAIPPATVARMRKEVIRLIPSLLYADPRSKLETLKDAVDVAVNGILDTVARIKNGEDVNCGGPVDKDPPNLFASTASRFFPEGYGKLALFHSGSHASE, encoded by the coding sequence ATGCGGCTGTTCCAGAAGGCCACCTTCTGCCTGCAACCGCCGGGCGATTCCCCCACGCGACGGTCGATGTTCGACTCGATGGTGGCCGGGTGCATCCCGGTGTTCTTCCACACGGGGTCGGCGTACAAGCAGTATCCGTGGCACCTCCCCAAGGATGACCACCTCAAGTTTTCGGTGTTCATCCCGACCGCGGACGTGAGGCGGCGCAACGTGAGCATCGAGGCCGTGCTCGCGATCCCTCCGGCCACGGTGGCTCGGATGCGGAAGGAGGTGATCAGGCTCATCCCGAGTTTGTTGTACGCCGACCCTAGGTCAAAGCTGGAGACTCTCAAGGATGCGGTCGACGTCGCCGTCAATGGGATCCTCGACACGGTGGCGCGGATCAAGAACGGCGAGGATGTCAACTGTGGCGGGCCAGTGGACAAGGATCCGCCGAACCTTTTCGCCTCGACGGCATCAAGGTTCTTTCCGGAGGGATATGGCAAGCTAGCTCTGTTTCATTCTGGCAGTCACGCATCTGAGTAA
- the LOC136469472 gene encoding xyloglucan galactosyltransferase KATAMARI1 homolog: MHIGASDSKANSKHGSAATVAGRTGWDFRRSGGGGGDANPDRGNGLLLKPAGRNMSLLVLESTLEHGSDFSVPYPTYFHPRSDADVLRWQDRVRGQHRTWLMAFVGAPRPDVPPRIQVRERVIAQCKASSACAMPGCARSSGSAQCHSTADIMRLFQKATFYLQPPGGDDYYSHTRRSVFDSMVAGCIPVFFHAASAYKQYPWHLPKDDHLKYSVFIPDADVRRRNVSIEAVLRAIPPATVERMREEVIMLIPTLLYADSRSKLETIKDAVDVAIDGILDTVARIKNGEQVNCGGPVDTDPPNLFAATASRIAPNGSVRAVDQHR; encoded by the exons ATGCACATTGGAGCATCAGATTCAAAAGCGAACTCCAAACACGGTTCGGCTGCTACG GTCGCCGGCCGAACAGGGTGGGACTTccggaggagcggcggcggcggcggcgacgcgaaCCCTGACCGGGGCAACGGCCTCCTCCTCAAGCCGGCCGGCCGAAACATGTCTCTGCTCGTGCTGGAGTCCACGCTGGAACACGGCAGCGACTTCTCGGTGCCGTACCCGACCTACTTCCACCCCAGGTCGGACGCCGACGTGCTCCGGTGGCAGGACAGGGTGCGCGGCCAGCACCGGACGTGGCTCATGGCGTTCGTGGGCGCGCCGCGCCCGGACGTTCCGCCGAGGATCCAGGTCCGGGAACGCGTGATCGCGCAGTGCAAGGCGTCCAGCGCCTGCGCCATGCCGGGGTGCGCGCGCAGCTCCGGCAGTGCCCAGTGCCACAGCACCGCCGACATTATGCGTCTATTCCAGAAGGCCACCTTCTACCTGCAACCACCTGGCGGCGACGACTACTACTCCCACACGCGACGGTCGGTATTCGACTCGATGGTGGCCGGCTGCATCCCGGTGTTCTTCCACGCGGCGTCGGCGTACAAGCAGTACCCGTGGCACCTCCCCAAGGACGACCACCTCAAGTACTCGGTGTTCATCCCGGACGCCGACGTGAGGCGGCGCAACGTGAGCATCGAGGCCGTGCTCCGGGCGATCCCTCCGGCCACGGTGGAGCGGATGCGGGAGGAGGTGATCATGCTCATCCCGACTTTGTTGTACGCCGACTCCAGGTCCAAGCTGGAGACGATCAAGGACGCGGTCGACGTCGCCATTGACGGGATCCTAGACACGGTGGCGCGGATCAAGAACGGCGAGCAAGTCAATTGTGGCGGGCCGGTGGACACGGATCCACCGAACCTTTTCGCCGCGACAGCATCAAGGATCGCGCCGAATGGATCGGTGCGAGCAGTTGACCAGCATCGGTAA
- the LOC136507991 gene encoding uncharacterized protein has translation MRTGLALTLATADRIGAAMATFTETEITPLFVVVPAPDAIGPRAAAVAVAAASSVVPAPDAMDPHAAALAAASVKMEEFRRNMLDYTEKMTSLGLIPSRPPPKRWFPGLAGWFSRLARLWRLFLVRINPNFIRIRPNQPMDFEDIDILQRRGLPGCFEKLAMDRQLVKDCLDHYNREHPGNDYEPVLGNVSRNSHLHNGICWTHGNFVARKKGSGVFSFLAAPRSVFFYELAYMNGFRGVVTCTPVEEPAYSVLGYPLWWATRTSGKLDSFCKTCYCRFGIPRPGVQKIFACGHNNMAEICEMCYCRSHALHPDPGEFAFGYHHPYHPYPNKH, from the exons ATGCGCACCGGCCTAGCCCTAACCCTAGCCACAGCCGATCGGATCGGAGCAGCCATGGCCACGTTCACGGAGACGGAGATTACTCCCCTCTTCGTAGTCGTGCCAGCGCCGGATGCCATTggcccccgcgccgccgccgtcgccgtcgccgcggcGTCTTCAGTCGTGCCAGCGCCGGATGCCATGGACCCGCacgccgccgccctcgccgcgGCGTCCGTGAAGATGGAGGAGTTCCGCCGCAACATGCTCGACTACACCGAGAAGATGACCAGCCTTGGATTGATACCCTCGCGGCCACCACCCAAGCGGTGGTTCCCGGGCCTCGCTGGGTGGTTCTCGCGCCTCGCGCGGCTGTGGCGCCTATTCTTGGTTCGAATAAATCCCAACTTCATCCGCATCCGCCCCAATCAGCCGATGGATTTCGAAGATATCGACATTCTTCAACG ACGAGGATTGCCGGGCTGCTTCGAGAAATTAGCTATGGATCGCCAGCTTGTCAAGGATTGCCTGGACCACTACAACCGTGAGCATCCG GGCAATGACTATGAGCCTGTTCTTGGCAACGTGTCCCGGAATTCCCATTTGCACAATGGCATTTGCTGGACCCATGGGAACTTCGTGGCTCGGAAGAAGGGCTCTGGTGTCTTCTCGTTCCTTGCTGCTCCACGGTCTGTCTTCTTCTACGAGCTTGCTTACATGAATGGTTTCCGTGGAGTTGTTACATGCACCCCCGTAG AGGAACCAGCCTACAGTGTCTTGGGTTACCCTCTTTGGTGGGCTACACGTACTAGTGGCAAAT TGGATTCCTTTTGCAAGACATGCTACTGTCGATTTGGTATTCCACGTCCTGGCGTACAGAAGATATTTGCTTGTGGACATAACAATATGGCAGAAATCTGTGAAATGTGCTATTGTCGCTCCCATGCGCTGCATCCGGACCCTGGAGAATTTGCGTTTGGCTATCACCATCCTTACCACCCCTACCCTAATAAGCACTGA
- the LOC136553117 gene encoding dirigent protein 16-like translates to MSSFFQFPAAPLAVLLIVTLHASTIHAQIPASATTGAAVAATNPQPGGSSGGVVGAGGPDAPLELYMHDILGGSSPTARPITGLLGNIYNGQVPFARPIGFSAPRNGVPIPNANGQVPTYNGNTGIPLDTGLSGAGFLQPGNGAGGAAAAPVQVQLGPDGLSLGFGTITVIDDVLTGGTDLGAQPLGRAQGVYVASSADGSSQMMAFTAMMEGGEYGDTINFFGVYKVGTPLCRLSITGGTGKFKGACGFAEVRSLIASGQHVTDGAETLLRITVHLA, encoded by the coding sequence ATGTCGAGCTTCTTCCAATTTCCAGCCGCTCCTCTCGCCGTTCTTCTCATCGTCACGCTCCACGCCTCCACCATCCATGCGCAGATACCTGCCTCGGCAACGACCGGCGCCGCGGTGGCCGCGACAAACCCGCAGCCAGGAGGCAGTAGCGGCGGCGTAGTAGGCGCGGGCGGGCCGGACGCGCCTCTAGAGCTCTACATGCACGACATCCTGGGCGGGTCGAGCCCGACGGCGCGGCCCATCACCGGCTTGCTGGGCAACATCTACAACGGGCAGGTCCCGTTCGCGCGCCCCATCGGCTTCAGCGCGCCCAGGAACGGCGTGCCGATCCCCAACGCCAACGGGCAGGTGCCCACGTACAACGGCAACACCGGCATCCCGCTGGACACCGGCCTGTCCGGCGCCGGGTTCCTGCAGCCAGGGAACGGCGCCGGAGGCGCGGCGGCGGCACCGGTGCAGGTGCAGCTGGGCCCCGACGGCCTCAGCCTCGGGTTCGGCACCATCACAGTCATCGACGACGTGCTGACGGGCGGGACCGACCTCGGCGCGCAGCCGCTCGGGCGCGCGCAGGGCGTGTACGTGGCCAGCTCCGCCGACGGGTCGTCGCAGATGATGGCGTTCACGGCCATGATGGAGGGCGGCGAGTACGGCGACACGATCAACTTCTTCGGGGTGTACAAGGTGGGCACGCCGCTGTGCCGGTTGTCCATCACCGGTGGCACCGGCAAGTTCAAGGGCGCCTGCGGGTTCGCCGAGGTGCGCTCGCTCATCGCCTCCGGCCAGCACGTCACCGACGGCGCAGAGACGCTGCTGAGGATCACCGTCCACCTCGCTTAA